ACCCAAACCTGCGCAGAAAGTCCCAGCCCAAAAATGTTCAGAAACTGCAGTTCAACTGCATGTCccaatataaaaaaaaaccGAGGATTTCAAGCACCATGATTTCTGCTGTAGAGTCCTTCCCACAGTCACCCACCCAGACTCAGCTGCTTGAGATCTCCAGGACCAAAGCCAAGAGTGTAATAGGAAGGAGAAAGTAAAAACATCATACCCAGTAAATGGGAACTTTATTAAACTACCGAGTTACTCAGAAATGTATAAATGTTCCACTAAATACAGTTGGTTTTCTTTTACACAGATTTATAGAAATTTATTTACATGTTCCAaacacatttaaattatttttcaagctTGCTACCAATAAAATTTgttgctttctttaaaaaaaatgaaaaaggtcAATCATCTGCTCTTGCAGATGTGCATACATCCATACAGATACAAATATAAAGGGAGATGCTTTTGTATCTAACCCACAATGGAGGCAGTAACCAAAGAGCTTAtccaaaaagcaaaatatttgccCTTGCAGAAAAGTGGGCTCTATAAATTCTCCCTGTGGGACAGACACAAACAAGAGGCCCTGTGCAATACTTTATGGTGTTTGGGTATGATGTCTGCATCAAGATTGGCTGGTACGTGGGAGGAGCCAAAGGCCCCTTGCCAGATTCAAACCTCAAAGCCAGCTGTCCCTGATACCAGCCCGTGAGAAGCATGTGAGCTCATTCTCACTGAATTACActctcccagcacagagggacagagcagacAAACAGATCTAGCACTAGCATGTCAGCGCCACTTGTCCAAAGAgatttcccttttgttttttattttattcttaaatgAGGCTTCATTCATAAGTGAATAAAAGGcaattctttaaataaaatgctTAGGAGAACAGCACTTTCCCCAcctaaatacatttctattggGAAGATGCACAGCATGCTGAATGAGTTTCCCCACATTCTCTGTATCTTAAGTCTTACAGAAGTTAAAATTTGTATCTGCAAGTAAAAAGGGGTGTTTTTACTTTGCAAGAAGCTTATCAAATGCTAGTTTAATTCCTTTAGACTctttaaacataaaaaaaccacatttgaaGCAACCAAAGAACTCTACAAAAACATTGTCATGCGTAAGCTCTGTGTTTCATGCTAAATATTCTTGTTGACAAGGAGCAggagtggaggaggaggaggaggcagggaaaCGAATGGCTCAACCAGAGCCATTGCAACATTCAAGTAGTTTGGTAGTATACAAACCAGTGGAAACGTGGAATGGTAAGAAAGTGCTCAGCACTACATTGCAGCCTTCAAGAGTTGAGCTGCAAACATCCTGATATGTATCATAAATATATGGCACTTCTGTATGACCAAAAGCTGGCAAGTTTGCTTGTGATCAAAACAAGTCAGGAGTAGTCGTCATGCCAATGGCCCTTCCACCAGGCACAGCCTCCAGCTGTGCTATCCAATGCAGCACCAGCCATATCCACTTGTGCATGCAAGACAATGCTGTCACATCCTTGGAGAACAagcctcctgcccagcagaaaGCCTTCCCCAGACACACATACAAATTCATAAAACATGCTATAAATTCTTCAGGGAGGTTAAAGACAGCCATAAACAGCAAAGGTCTTGTTTTACAATTTTTTGGCCAGCAGTTCCCAGTCTGTCCAATTGCCAGCAATGGACTTTGCAACAGGCAAAAAGAGCTCCCGAATCCAAGGAATTGATAGCAATGGAAAGTACAATCACCTAAGTTCATTTCAGTACTGTTCCACAGGATTCATTTTGACATCAAATAAGAAACCAACAAGCACAAAGGCTTGAATCCTAGGAAGAATCTtatatacacacaaaaaaactgGCCTTAATCCACGTTTTCTGTCACAAAGTGTTTCATCTCGTAGCTAAAACTTCTTAAAACTTTTTGGCTTTTGGTAACTTTTTTTATCACAAATGCGAAGATTTGCTGTTCTGCTCACATTCCATCACAGTAGCTTTAAATACATTCAAATTCATAAAAAAGGATTTAGACCAGAACACAGCTACTTGCCCTTTTCCAACAGTGTGCCGTACTTCAATAAGCACATGATGCCATGTATTGGCAAGGTTAGTGTTTTAAGGAATTTCACTACACAGACATCCAGTGCTTGGACAAGTGTTCACATtccaagattaaaaaaacccctctccCTTATTTCAATAATGGCTTCAGGATTTTACCAATTGTGGTTCGGTTTGCGTCCTTCAGTTTAAGTGATGCCTTTTCCACTGTTCCCTGTTCCTTTGGTGCAGGCTCTGCTTTGGTGCTGACAGCTTCTCCCTGCAGGACGCTTCTTCCAACCACTCTGGCACTGTTTGCTCTCTTTAAAGTACTCACGCTGTTCTCCTTTGGATTTGGATCATCAGAAGTCGCTGCTGGCTTCACTTTAGGCAGCCTCTGGGACACAGACCTTGTGATGGGGGGAGGTCTGGATGAGGTGGATAGATCCACTTTTGCACGCTTTGAAGAAGAGGCCACTGTATTCCTTGCAAAGTTTGGGACAGCAGGTGGTGCTTTGGGAATACTGACTGTGGCAaccttggtgtcatctgcaggGGTCTGGGGTTTTACACTGGAGCGACACATCTTTGTTTCATCTGTCTTTGATTTGACACTACTCCTAATGGGTTTAGAGATTGGCTTCTTGAGAGCGACTCTGTCCCTCTCGAAATGAGCACTGCTTGAGGTGACAGTGCCCCTTCGTAACTTTGGCTCTTCTACTGACATGCTGTGCCTGTAGGGACTTCTTGGCAGCGTGTCTGTCGTGCCTCGGACTGAGCTGCGGTGAGACAGCCGACTCTCCACGGCGCTGCTTTCACGAAGGGCTGGCTTGGCTTCTGGCTTTTTCACGGTGCTGGGTGCCCTGTTCGACCGAGAAATAGGCACCACTTTCCTCATACTTTCATTCTCGGAGGCATTCAAAGTTCTGACAGGTCTGGAAGGAGCTGTGTGGCTAGGGCGAGTGCCACTGGGTTTTGTGGAGCTTGGAGATCGATCTTTTAGAGAGTTTGTCTTTGGTCCTACTAgatctttattttttatgggtttttctTTAGGAAGGGTGTGTTTGCTATCAGCATCATCCTTATCCTTGGCAGAAGTGTGAAGAGACAAGTCCTTGTCAGAGGTGGAATTCAGGTTTGAGAAGAAAGATCTAGCCTTGTGTTGAGCATCATTGCCAGAAGAGCATGCTTTGCCAGCCTCACTTCTTATTTCGTTGTCTGCCAATTTAAAATCGTTTCCCTCTTCAGAGTCCAATGTCAAAGAACAATCAGTTGTGGTATCTGACATGTAGCATGCTGGCCCATCTTCCCTACTTCCTGAAACACTTGTATCCATAGACatagggctgctgctgctgggctctaAAGCTTCAGTCTTGCAACCCACTGCCCTGGTTTGATGGTCACGGGCCTCTCTGGAACTCCTgccagctggaggcagctcatCATCGGCAGTGCTCAGGGAACGGAAGCTCAGATCATCCAGAGTCTCCAGGTCTGTCCCGCCAGCATCCTCTAAATATATTAAAGGTGCATCTTCTGCAGGCTTTGCTCCTTGGATATCAAACTTTCGTAGCCCTTTAACAAGTTCACGCTCCTCAATTGCAAGGGCCAGAGCATTGATGTCTGTGGACTCCTCGCAGGACGCGTTGCAAGTGTGCAAGTTGTAGTCGGTGCTCCTCTGTGAGTAATGggcaccagggctggctgagccgCTGAGgtggctgggctgagctggaggcACCTGCACGGGGCCACCACTTTTCACTTCCATTTCAGACTGCTGGTGCAAGTGCAAGGTATTTAAGTTGAGATCTCTTGTCTCCTTGGATTCCGTCCAGGCTACGTTAGGTTTTGCTTGCCGGGTGTTTGCACGGGGAAGGCTGTTAAACTTGTTTGGATCCTCATCTTTGGAGATTTCCAGGAAACTCTGCAACTCCCTGTCTGCAGTCATCCCCAAAGAAAGTCGAGAGCGTCTGGAATTTGTGTTTCTGTACAAAGGGCTTTGAGGC
This sequence is a window from Melospiza georgiana isolate bMelGeo1 chromosome 5, bMelGeo1.pri, whole genome shotgun sequence. Protein-coding genes within it:
- the FHDC1 gene encoding FH2 domain-containing protein 1 — its product is MHVMNCLSLVNDKENGAIPVATGLMSEDTTTAPQLSQPAASPPPAPCPLTGAPPAPPLPPGMPPPPPPPPPLPGPSVPLPPQLLNGHDSHGKKKRMRSFFWKTIPEEQVRGKNNIWTIAARPQYQIDTKTIEELFGQQEEAKPQDSRRRSLKSSFKETKEEVSILDAKRSMNIGIFLKQFKKSAESIIEDIYHGRSQPYGSELLHEFLKLLPEAEEVKKLKAFDGDVSKLSQADSFMYLLIQVPNYALRIEAMVLEREFSPSCASLQDDMKIIRRATKELMTCEELHSILHLVLQAGNIMNAGGYAGNAVGFKLSSLLKLADTKANKPGMSLLHFVALEAQKKDAALLNFSEKIRSVHDAARLSIDSVEAELHSLSVKTRSVKDSIRRDPKLFHQMENFLQFAVRHLKELEHQKRELQKEGNALIDFFCEDKETMKLDECFQIFRDFCIRFNTSVKENREREIQELHSLQRQKELEEKRRSWAAGELGSFGRSSSENDVEMLAKNGLGEFLPFLQQRPQSPLYRNTNSRRSRLSLGMTADRELQSFLEISKDEDPNKFNSLPRANTRQAKPNVAWTESKETRDLNLNTLHLHQQSEMEVKSGGPVQVPPAQPSHLSGSASPGAHYSQRSTDYNLHTCNASCEESTDINALALAIEERELVKGLRKFDIQGAKPAEDAPLIYLEDAGGTDLETLDDLSFRSLSTADDELPPAGRSSREARDHQTRAVGCKTEALEPSSSSPMSMDTSVSGSREDGPACYMSDTTTDCSLTLDSEEGNDFKLADNEIRSEAGKACSSGNDAQHKARSFFSNLNSTSDKDLSLHTSAKDKDDADSKHTLPKEKPIKNKDLVGPKTNSLKDRSPSSTKPSGTRPSHTAPSRPVRTLNASENESMRKVVPISRSNRAPSTVKKPEAKPALRESSAVESRLSHRSSVRGTTDTLPRSPYRHSMSVEEPKLRRGTVTSSSAHFERDRVALKKPISKPIRSSVKSKTDETKMCRSSVKPQTPADDTKVATVSIPKAPPAVPNFARNTVASSSKRAKVDLSTSSRPPPITRSVSQRLPKVKPAATSDDPNPKENSVSTLKRANSARVVGRSVLQGEAVSTKAEPAPKEQGTVEKASLKLKDANRTTIGKILKPLLK